The proteins below are encoded in one region of Pithys albifrons albifrons isolate INPA30051 chromosome 25, PitAlb_v1, whole genome shotgun sequence:
- the LOC139682757 gene encoding feather keratin 1-like, with product MSLLENYCPHAVTVALGRCRSSIKVGPSPHCLIRSSQLHLLGDKVSASPAQDMSCYTPCLPCQPCGPTPLANSCNEPCVRQCQDSTVAIQPSPVVVTLPGPILSSFPQNTAVGSSTSAAVGSILSSQGVPINSGGFGLSGLGSGLCGRRCFPC from the exons ATGAGTCTGTTGGAAAATTACTGCCCTCATGCAGTGACAGTGGCCCTGGGGCGGTGCAGGAGCAGTATAAAAGTGGGTCCTTCTCCTCACTGTCTCATCCGCTCTTCTCAACTCCATCTCCTTGGAGACAAGGTGA GTGCATCTCCAGCCCAGGACATGTCGTGCTACACCCcgtgcctgccctgccagccctgcggcCCGACCCCgctggccaacagctgcaatgagccctgtgtcaggcagtgccaggactcCACCGTGGCCATCCAGCCCTCCCCCGTGGTGGtgaccctgcccggccccatcctcagctccttccctcagaaCACCGCCGTGGGATCCTCCACCTCCGCTGCCgttggcagcatcctcagctctcAGGGAGTGCCCATCAACTCCGGGGGCTTTGGCCTCTCTGGCCTCGGCAGTGGCCTCTGTGGCAGGAGGTGCTTCCCCTGCTAA